Proteins encoded by one window of Halomonas sp. Bachu 37:
- a CDS encoding helix-turn-helix transcriptional regulator — protein sequence MTSDDASSPMTTTIRQSEDLGRLVRQLRAEQGLLQIDLAGLAGTGNRFIVDLERGKPTLQLQKVLDVLDLMGLEVVVRRKGGKRHGK from the coding sequence ATGACTTCCGACGACGCATCCTCCCCCATGACCACCACCATTCGCCAAAGCGAAGACCTGGGCAGACTTGTGCGCCAGCTGCGCGCCGAGCAAGGGCTATTGCAAATCGATCTGGCCGGTCTCGCCGGCACCGGCAATCGTTTCATCGTCGATTTGGAACGGGGCAAGCCGACCCTTCAGTTACAGAAAGTGTTGGACGTGCTGGACTTGATGGGGCTTGAAGTGGTCGTAAGGCGCAAGGGTGGCAAGCGCCATGGCAAGTGA
- a CDS encoding site-specific DNA-methyltransferase → MAKSLLTQLPEIVARGRQVAEKIMESLEGRHRVGLQTREWVLPSKDSKTNDWINQNLHQQALASVQDGLFGEIQPSLDDAGAKEEGHWRNRLIYGDNLLTMAALLAGDKATGLPSLRGQVDLIYLDPPFDSKADYRTRIQLPGVQLEQRPTVIEQFAYSDTWSDGTASYLEMITPRLILMRELLSDTGSIYVHLDWHVGHYVKLVLDEVFGKDNFINEVVWKRSDAKGDATQGSQHYSRIHDAILFYQKAPSRYWQPIFLPLSTEYVTNFYRHKDPDGRRYKLENMLGPGGAAKGNPVYEVMGVTRPWRYSRERMQKLINEGLVIQTKPGNVPMQKKYLDESKGVQASTWWDDISMLRGFSSEKINYSTQKPEKLIERIINASCPENGLVADFFGGSGTTAAVAEKLGRRWITSDLGKPACMIMRKRLIDQNAKPFFYQAIGDYQVEAAKNTLGRSFRIGDLSQIVLALYGAQPLEETDNPTRNLGFITGGGVRTLVYADSPNKLTGAATLKKALAQRDSLLGGWDKVVVLGWNFDPAIAESISALNDPGLEVLVIPPDLLDRLKKKGSLEKLRGSVRFASLQYLKLKPVQRVRSANAQSETLTVKLANYVLLSPEAINLDDANRAKLQALMNEEPLALIEYWAIDPDYDGQVFRSVWQDYRGNVDSDGDPLRVVTEAVLTVPAKTGPRRICVRAVDVFGFEAEVCVNVGVEGLS, encoded by the coding sequence ATGGCCAAATCCCTGCTCACTCAGCTCCCCGAGATCGTCGCTCGCGGGCGTCAGGTCGCGGAAAAGATTATGGAAAGTCTGGAGGGCAGGCACCGCGTCGGGCTGCAGACCCGCGAATGGGTGCTGCCATCGAAGGACAGCAAGACCAACGATTGGATCAATCAAAACCTGCACCAACAAGCCCTGGCCTCGGTGCAGGACGGACTGTTCGGCGAGATTCAACCTTCGCTCGACGATGCCGGAGCAAAGGAAGAGGGCCACTGGCGCAATCGCCTGATCTATGGCGATAACCTTTTGACCATGGCCGCGCTGCTGGCCGGTGACAAAGCCACGGGGCTGCCCAGCCTGCGTGGCCAAGTTGACCTGATCTATCTCGATCCGCCGTTCGATTCAAAAGCGGACTATCGCACCAGGATTCAACTGCCTGGCGTTCAGCTGGAGCAGCGCCCGACGGTAATCGAGCAGTTCGCCTACTCCGATACCTGGAGCGACGGCACCGCCTCCTACCTGGAAATGATCACGCCACGGCTGATCCTGATGCGCGAGCTATTGAGCGACACCGGTTCGATCTATGTGCATCTAGATTGGCATGTAGGGCATTATGTTAAGCTGGTTCTCGACGAAGTGTTTGGGAAGGATAACTTTATAAATGAAGTTGTTTGGAAACGAAGTGACGCGAAAGGAGATGCAACTCAAGGAAGCCAACACTATTCCCGTATACATGATGCAATATTATTCTATCAAAAGGCTCCTTCAAGATATTGGCAACCAATTTTCTTACCTCTATCAACAGAATATGTCACTAATTTCTATCGGCACAAGGATCCAGACGGAAGGCGGTACAAGCTAGAAAATATGCTTGGCCCCGGTGGAGCAGCAAAAGGAAATCCAGTTTACGAAGTAATGGGCGTTACAAGGCCTTGGCGTTACTCACGAGAAAGAATGCAAAAATTGATAAATGAAGGACTCGTGATTCAAACCAAACCCGGCAATGTCCCAATGCAAAAAAAATATTTAGATGAGTCAAAAGGAGTACAAGCCAGCACATGGTGGGATGATATTAGTATGCTGAGGGGATTTTCATCTGAAAAAATTAATTATTCTACTCAGAAGCCCGAAAAACTCATCGAACGCATCATCAACGCCTCCTGCCCTGAAAACGGCCTGGTCGCCGACTTCTTCGGCGGCTCTGGCACCACGGCTGCCGTGGCGGAAAAGCTCGGCCGGCGCTGGATTACAAGCGACCTGGGCAAGCCTGCCTGCATGATCATGCGCAAGCGCCTGATTGACCAGAACGCAAAGCCCTTCTTTTATCAGGCCATCGGCGACTATCAGGTCGAGGCAGCAAAGAATACCTTGGGGCGCAGTTTCCGTATCGGCGACTTATCGCAGATCGTATTGGCGCTGTACGGCGCGCAGCCGTTGGAAGAAACCGACAACCCGACACGCAATCTGGGCTTTATCACCGGTGGCGGGGTGCGCACCTTGGTATATGCCGACTCACCCAACAAGCTGACCGGCGCAGCCACGCTGAAAAAGGCCTTGGCCCAGCGCGACAGTCTGCTCGGCGGTTGGGATAAGGTGGTAGTGCTGGGCTGGAACTTCGACCCGGCCATTGCCGAAAGCATCAGTGCATTGAACGATCCCGGTCTGGAAGTACTGGTGATTCCGCCGGACCTGCTTGACCGACTGAAAAAGAAGGGCAGCCTGGAAAAACTGCGCGGCAGCGTGCGCTTTGCCAGCCTGCAGTATCTGAAACTCAAGCCGGTGCAGCGCGTGCGCAGCGCCAACGCACAATCGGAGACGCTGACCGTCAAACTGGCCAATTACGTGCTGCTGTCCCCCGAGGCGATCAACCTCGACGATGCCAACCGTGCCAAGCTGCAGGCGCTGATGAACGAGGAGCCGCTGGCATTGATCGAGTATTGGGCAATCGACCCGGACTATGATGGCCAAGTGTTCCGCTCGGTGTGGCAGGACTATCGCGGCAACGTCGATAGTGACGGCGATCCGCTGAGGGTGGTGACCGAGGCGGTGCTCACGGTGCCGGCCAAGACCGGGCCGCGGCGGATCTGCGTACGCGCGGTGGACGTGTTCGGCTTCGAGGCCGAAG
- a CDS encoding type II toxin-antitoxin system HipA family toxin has translation MASDDTLAVYQGERHVGWLYDTQPLRFEYALAWLEYPEAVSLSPALPLSRQIHAGDDVLAYFENLLPEGDLRHHLELRHHATTVFGLLKAIGGDTASGFTLLSPDESPAPPRYRPIRWQTVAEHLRHRERGPLFSQQGEEARISLAGAQNKLLLMVQPDGNPAIPEGSAPSSHILKPDIQGLKGVWATALNETFCMQLAAELGLEVAEASYQPETRACLVRRYDRIPDAQGKLRRLHQLDFCQLAGTPSLIKYENDGGPGLVRCRELLQQVGTPAKDLQRLIGWLFFNLLIGNNDSHAKNLAILYTDEGPRLAPFYDLMSTALYSGLSNRFALRVNGEDRPGNIERSHLEALARSMRFQPSYFLKQGLELAERMPAAIDSTLATLSTIANQGTEQTLLERLQQRLLSNCRKLPERWSAN, from the coding sequence ATGGCAAGTGACGATACCTTGGCGGTGTATCAAGGCGAAAGGCACGTCGGGTGGTTATACGATACCCAGCCACTACGCTTCGAGTATGCCCTAGCTTGGTTGGAGTATCCGGAAGCGGTAAGCCTCTCACCCGCACTGCCCCTCTCGCGGCAAATTCACGCAGGCGATGACGTGTTGGCTTACTTTGAGAACCTCCTGCCGGAAGGTGACCTTCGCCATCACCTGGAACTTCGCCATCACGCCACAACCGTTTTTGGACTGCTGAAAGCTATTGGTGGAGATACGGCCAGCGGCTTCACCCTGCTTTCGCCAGATGAGTCACCGGCTCCGCCGCGCTATCGGCCCATTCGTTGGCAAACCGTGGCGGAACACTTGCGACATCGGGAACGAGGCCCTTTATTCTCGCAACAGGGCGAAGAGGCACGTATATCACTGGCCGGTGCCCAAAACAAGTTACTGCTGATGGTGCAGCCAGACGGAAACCCCGCCATACCAGAGGGTTCGGCGCCTTCCAGCCATATTCTCAAGCCAGATATTCAAGGCCTGAAGGGTGTTTGGGCGACCGCCCTCAACGAAACCTTCTGCATGCAACTGGCCGCTGAACTCGGGCTAGAAGTCGCCGAGGCGAGCTACCAACCCGAAACCCGCGCCTGTCTTGTGCGCCGATATGACCGCATTCCCGACGCACAAGGTAAATTGCGGCGTCTGCACCAGCTCGATTTCTGCCAGTTGGCTGGCACACCTTCGCTGATCAAATACGAAAACGACGGCGGCCCGGGGCTGGTTCGCTGCCGCGAACTCCTGCAGCAGGTGGGAACACCGGCGAAAGACTTGCAGCGCCTGATCGGCTGGCTCTTCTTCAACCTGCTGATCGGCAACAACGACAGCCACGCCAAGAACCTCGCCATCCTCTACACCGACGAAGGCCCCCGATTGGCGCCGTTCTATGACCTGATGAGCACAGCGCTTTATAGCGGACTTTCAAACCGCTTTGCGCTGCGTGTCAACGGTGAGGATCGCCCCGGCAACATCGAACGCTCGCACCTCGAAGCCTTGGCACGCTCGATGCGTTTCCAGCCAAGTTACTTTTTAAAACAGGGGCTAGAACTTGCTGAGCGCATGCCGGCAGCTATAGACAGCACCCTCGCCACGCTGAGTACCATAGCGAATCAAGGTACTGAACAGACACTGCTAGAGAGGTTGCAACAACGGCTTTTAAGCAACTGTCGAAAGCTGCCGGAGCGATGGTCGGCGAATTAA
- a CDS encoding transcriptional regulator, producing the protein MFAERLKQAMHAAGYEARPSVLERLFNLHYWGKPVTYQAVRRWLRGDSIPEQDKLQVLAERLGIEPHVLRYGEAAGSRVGETHGKWEITIGGEELELLQAYRKLPDEQRQIVRQVMLAFLRAYA; encoded by the coding sequence ATGTTTGCCGAGCGCCTCAAGCAGGCCATGCATGCCGCAGGCTACGAAGCCCGCCCGTCGGTGCTGGAGCGTCTGTTCAATCTGCATTACTGGGGAAAGCCGGTCACTTACCAGGCGGTACGGCGTTGGCTGCGCGGTGACTCCATACCGGAACAGGACAAATTGCAGGTGCTGGCCGAGCGACTGGGCATCGAGCCCCATGTATTACGCTACGGCGAAGCGGCAGGCAGCCGTGTGGGCGAGACTCACGGCAAGTGGGAAATAACTATCGGAGGGGAGGAGCTTGAACTACTTCAGGCATACCGCAAGCTGCCTGATGAGCAGCGTCAGATCGTGCGCCAGGTGATGTTGGCTTTTCTCAGGGCTTATGCGTAG